A portion of the Panthera tigris isolate Pti1 chromosome E1, P.tigris_Pti1_mat1.1, whole genome shotgun sequence genome contains these proteins:
- the TMEM92 gene encoding transmembrane protein 92 encodes MSDTWVPGLVPTLLLSLLAGPQQAAAKCGLFFTCPRGFKCCGDSCCQEYELFSSPLRIFVITFLIILPLLCICCLAKRFCRSCREQEQDPPADHQGPPEPPSIAPPERVRTSTSEPPPPYSEIILKPVLPPMEPPPPYSATPEEYSGMPRGIDNPAF; translated from the exons ATGTCCGACACCTGGGTCCCAGGCCTCGTACCCACCTTGCTGCTCAGCCTGCTGGCTGGCCCCCAACAG GCTGCAGCCAAATGTGGTCTCTTCTT CACCTGCCCCAGAGGATTCAAATGCTGTGGTGACAGCTGCTGCCAGGAGTATGAGCTCTTCTCCAGTCCCCTGAG GATCTTCGTCATCACCTTCCTCATCATCCTCCCCCTCCTGTGCATCTGCTGTCTCGCTAAGCGGTTCTGTCGCAGCTGCAGAGAACAGGAGCAGGACCCCCCAGCGGATCACCAGGGGCCCCCGGAGCCGCCCTCCATCGCCCCCCCAGAGAGGGTCAGGACGTCCACctctgagcccccacccccctacAGCGAG ATTATTCTGAAGCCCGTCCTGCCCCCCATGGAGCCGCCCCCTCCCTACAGTGCCACGCCTGAAGAATATTCTGGGATGCCCAGGGGCATCGACAACCCAGCCTTCTGA